The Desertifilum tharense IPPAS B-1220 genome includes a region encoding these proteins:
- a CDS encoding cytochrome P450: MVATASVPKLTVPGPAVTTPLGRSLSAFRFATDSIGYSRQLFQAYGPLVSLVQGGGTHLYSPLPNCPGTVLAYGPELVRQVTSQHEVYHKHPLSGKMYRKRHLSERTEPLKHFAVGLFGVNNSAHTQQRRLVMPAFHKQRIESYRDDIVTITHAVLEQLPVGEVCDIAGVMRLLTMRVASQTLFGYDIGESNAGKLLQESLGMMAKPLMVLLPFDIPGLPYHRFLNLISQLDDEMRSLIARKLEQGSETPDVLSMLLSARDAENGLKLTEDELLGHAGVFFAAGHETSSNALTWTLFLLSQHPQVAADLLDELDSLLHGEAPTIEQLQQLPLLERAIKESMRVLSPVPWNGRVTSQDTTLGGYDLPAGTEVFVSIHQTHHMSEVYPQPEKFDPDRWITQEPTNFEYNPFSAGSRTCIGAAFAMMEIKLVLAILLQRYRLQLIPRLKVDGVGLIVMAPQGGMPVVVYPQDRNFAQGVGGVRGNVREMVELPQ, from the coding sequence TCGCCAACTGTTTCAAGCTTATGGCCCTCTAGTTTCCCTGGTTCAAGGGGGAGGAACCCATCTTTACTCGCCGCTTCCCAATTGTCCGGGAACGGTTCTCGCCTATGGCCCGGAATTGGTTCGCCAAGTGACTTCGCAGCATGAGGTTTATCATAAACATCCGCTATCGGGCAAAATGTACCGCAAGCGACATCTTTCCGAACGGACGGAACCTTTAAAGCATTTTGCGGTAGGTTTGTTTGGGGTTAATAACAGCGCGCATACGCAACAGCGCCGCCTGGTAATGCCTGCGTTTCACAAACAGCGAATTGAGTCTTATCGGGATGATATTGTGACGATTACTCATGCTGTTCTAGAACAGCTTCCGGTAGGGGAAGTTTGCGATATTGCAGGGGTGATGCGCCTGTTAACGATGCGGGTGGCCAGTCAGACGCTGTTTGGTTACGATATTGGCGAAAGCAATGCCGGAAAACTCTTGCAGGAAAGCTTAGGGATGATGGCAAAACCGTTGATGGTGTTATTGCCTTTCGATATCCCTGGATTGCCCTATCATCGCTTTCTCAATTTAATTTCGCAACTTGATGACGAGATGCGATCGCTCATTGCTCGCAAACTCGAACAAGGCTCAGAAACCCCTGATGTCCTCTCTATGCTGTTATCGGCGCGGGATGCCGAAAATGGTCTAAAACTCACTGAAGACGAACTCCTGGGTCACGCAGGCGTCTTCTTTGCTGCCGGACATGAAACCAGTTCCAATGCTTTAACCTGGACTTTATTCTTGCTCTCCCAACATCCCCAGGTAGCAGCAGATTTATTAGACGAACTCGATAGCCTGTTGCACGGCGAAGCGCCGACTATTGAGCAGTTGCAGCAGTTACCACTATTGGAACGGGCAATTAAAGAGTCGATGCGCGTATTATCTCCCGTTCCTTGGAATGGTCGGGTTACTTCTCAAGATACCACCCTGGGCGGTTACGATCTGCCCGCAGGGACTGAAGTGTTTGTCAGTATCCATCAAACGCACCACATGAGCGAAGTATATCCACAGCCGGAGAAGTTCGATCCGGATCGCTGGATAACCCAGGAACCGACTAATTTTGAATACAATCCATTCAGCGCTGGATCGCGAACCTGTATCGGTGCAGCCTTTGCGATGATGGAGATTAAGTTAGTTCTAGCCATCTTGTTACAGCGCTATCGCCTGCAATTAATTCCACGTCTTAAAGTCGATGGGGTGGGTTTAATTGTGATGGCACCCCAAGGCGGAATGCCTGTGGTTGTCTATCCCCAGGATCGCAACTTTGCTCAAGGGGTGGGTGGCGTGCGAGGGAATGTGCGCGAGATGGTGGAATTACCACAATAG